Genomic segment of Vulpes lagopus strain Blue_001 chromosome 7, ASM1834538v1, whole genome shotgun sequence:
ATGCGCCGAACCCGCAGGAAAGACGCGAAGAGCCAGGGCCGCCCGCCACCCGGTTCCTCCCGGGACTCGCGCCCCGCCACCAACTTCGCCCGCACCTGCCTACCGCGCGgcacccccccttccccagcgCGCTCACCTTGCTCCGCGACGCGCGGGCGCTGGCGGCCGGCGGCGCCCGTCCGGGCCTGTCCCCGCGGGGCAGCGCGAGCGCTCCGAGGCGGGTGCGCTCCAGgcggccccgcgccgccgcctctTCCTCCAGCAGCCCCTGCACGCGGCCGCGGGTCAGGCGGCCGCCGGCGCCGCCGCTGCCCCCGAGGTAGCGCACGACTTCCCGCAGGCTCACGGGCCGCGCCGGGCCGCcggcccgcgccgcgccccccTCCGGCGGCTGCTgtggctgcggcggcggcggctgctgctgctgtggcgGCGCCGGCGGCtgtggcggcggcggcagcggcggctcCCGGGCGGCGacggcgggcgggggggcgcggcgcgggccgGCCGGGGGCGCCACTGCCGGAggagcggcgggcgcgggcggcggcgcggccaGGGGCGCGGCCCGCTGCGCGCGGGGGCCCGGCTGCGCGGGGCCGGGCGAGGGGGGCgctgtggcggcggcggcggcggccgcgcggGGCGCCCGGGCCGGGGCGGTGGCGGCGACGGGCGCGGGCGGTGGCGGCGGGGCGGGCgtgggcggcggcgcggcggcggcggcggcggcggcggcagcggcggcggcggcggcggcggggcccccgcggggggcgcgcggcggggccggcggggtgGCTCCGCGCCGGGGCGGCTGGACGCGCGCCGCGTTGCGGTACGAGATGCTCCCCTTGTAGCTGACCCGGAGCACGGCGCGCTGCTGGATCAGTTTCTCGAGCTCGGCGCGCGTGCGCTCCGGCTCCGGGCCGTGCCGCCGCCGCACCATCCGGCAGATGCGCTCCAGGTCCGGCCGCGCCTTGCGCGAGCGCAGCGAGTCGATGGTGTCCAGGATCCACTCTTGGTAGTGCGGGGAAGCGGCGGACGACGAGGCAGCGGCCGCCGTGGTGGCGGCCGCCGCCGTCTCCGGCGGGGGTAGGGCCGGGGGCCCCGCCATGCCTCCCGCCCGGCCCGGCTGCACCGTGCGCGCTGCCTCCCTCCCAGCgcggcgcccccctccccggctcccctccCTCCGCCGCTGCCCGCCTCCTCCGCCTCCCCCCCCCGGGGGGCGCAGCGCCTCGGCGGAGCGGCGGCGGCGCTGCtgtttctttgcaaaaaaaaaaaaaaaaaaaaaaaaaaagcgagagagagggagcgagagagagaaaaaacagtgagagagaaagaaaagagagaaaaaaatatgcacacactcactcactcgcacgcacgcacacacagacCCGCTTCTGCTGggcgcgcgcggggccggggatgcgaggagggaggaggggagcgcGGCGCGGccggcccctccccgccgccgccgccgccgcacgcGCGCCCTGCGCCCGGGACACTCCggccccccttccttccctccctccctcctccccgccgcccgccttcctccctcccacccccacgcGCCCGCTTTTAAGGTGGAgcccgggccccccgcccgccccctttACCCTGCGCTCTCGCTCACTCTGGCTCGCTCCGGCCCCCCCTTACAACTCCCGCGCGCTTTTTAAGGAGGCGCCGTGGAGTtggcgccggggcgggggcgggggaaagcggcgggcgggggagggggaggggagcgccggggggaggggagagggggcgggcggggcgggcgggcggcgctcGGCCGCCCTCCAGCCATTGGGCGCGGGACCCAGACGTCCCCGGCGCCCAGCCCCCCTCTCCACGCCTCCCCGGCGCGCTCCGCTCTCGGGACCGCACTTACCGGGAACTCGCCGCCCGCGGGCCGGGCCGCTGCGCTTGCCGAGCGCCGCGGGGACCCTCGGACTgtcgcc
This window contains:
- the SAMD1 gene encoding atherin; this translates as MAGPPALPPPETAAAATTAAAASSSAASPHYQEWILDTIDSLRSRKARPDLERICRMVRRRHGPEPERTRAELEKLIQQRAVLRVSYKGSISYRNAARVQPPRRGATPPAPPRAPRGGPAAAAAAAAAAAAAAAAPPPTPAPPPPPAPVAATAPARAPRAAAAAAATAPPSPGPAQPGPRAQRAAPLAAPPPAPAAPPAVAPPAGPRRAPPPAVAAREPPLPPPPQPPAPPQQQQPPPPQPQQPPEGGAARAGGPARPVSLREVVRYLGGSGGAGGRLTRGRVQGLLEEEAAARGRLERTRLGALALPRGDRPGRAPPAASARASRSKRGGEERVLEKEEEEEDDEDEDEEDDVSEGSEVPEGDRPAGAQHHQLNGERGPQSAKERVKEWTPCGPHQGQDEGRGPAPGSGTRQVFSMAAMNKEGGSASAATGPDSPSPVPLPPGKPALPGADGTPFGCPSGRKEKPADPVEWTVMDVVEYFTEAGFPEQATAFQEQEIDGKSLLLMQRTDVLTGLSIRLGPALKIYEHHIKVLQQGHFEDDDPDGFLG